The following nucleotide sequence is from Candidatus Poribacteria bacterium.
AACAAACTCCAGATGGTCGGATGTCGGCGAACGGCTCTTCTGTGTCTCGATTCATCCGCTCATGACTAGCGAGGATAACGAGTATATCTGCGCCGCGCTGATCGAGACCATCGAGCGCCTACGAAAGGAGTGATTTGAAGTCGGAATGGAAATCTGGTAAAATTCCAGGAGAGATAACCACCGAGTGTAGCAGAGAACGGGGACCGGAGATGGGAGATCGGGTTTTCCCGATCTCCTGCCTTCTGATAATCGCTACGCTCAAGGGGGTAGACGATGACATCCGGAAGGAAGCTTGGAGTCTTGATTCATGGCGCAGGGTGGGTCAGCACCCAACACATCAAAGCGTTCCAGGCTAACCCGTATACCGAGGTGGTCGCCATCTCCAGCAGACGAATGGAGAGCTGCCGGAGAAGAGCCGAGGAGGCAGGGTTGGAGGGCGTGGCCCTATATACCGATTATGAAGGGGCGTTAAAACATGACGGCGTGGATATCGTCTCCATCTGCACCCCACAACATCTCCACCCGGAAAATGCCATCGCCGCCGCTGAGGCGGGGAAGCACATGGTCATCGAAAAACCCGTGGCCAACAGCCTTCAGGAGATGAGGGAGATGCTTGACGCCGTGAAAAAGGCGGGGGTCAAGACCGTTGTGAGCTTCGTCCTGCGCTGGAATCCGCTCTTTAAAACCCTTAAGAAACTGATAGCTGATGATTTTTTCGGGAACGTCTACTACGTGGAAGCGGACTATCAGAGCAACATCGCCAGCTGGTGGTCGGGATATGACTGGGCCAGAAGGAAGGAGACAGGTGTCAGTGCCTTTCTAGTGGCAGGATGC
It contains:
- a CDS encoding Gfo/Idh/MocA family oxidoreductase translates to MTSGRKLGVLIHGAGWVSTQHIKAFQANPYTEVVAISSRRMESCRRRAEEAGLEGVALYTDYEGALKHDGVDIVSICTPQHLHPENAIAAAEAGKHMVIEKPVANSLQEMREMLDAVKKAGVKTVVSFVLRWNPLFKTLKKLIADDFFGNVYYVEADYQSNIASWWSGYDWARRKETGVSAFLVAGCHAIDAVRWFAGRGEYEAANPVEVFAYSGGWRRGSDIEYDYISGVWRKGAPPLEYDGLEVALIKFDNGVLGKVSTNFDCIMPYTFPIEIFGDKGTAKDNRIWSHKYPEQKGWVEIPTVMPDTADVTHHPFQGEIDHFVDCILNGVESHCNLEDAIRTHEIAFAALRCYETGKPVKLPLL